The sequence ATTTATCGTAATCGCAATTCTGTTgcttttttgtttcttttgttgAATAGAGatgaaagttaaaaaaaaatctgcCTCTTTTCCTGGTTTGACAAACTGTGTAGAGACTAAAAATTGAGAAACCGGTGGTATAAGGCATATAATGTGTGCATGTTATATAGCTGCAATTGCATGGGCTGAGAACAGAAGAAAGTGGACTGGAGATTTATCTCAGAAACCTAAAAGGATACCGAAGGATCCAATTATAAGGTAAACTCAATATTTCTTCTCCCAAATGTTTGAACCCATGTCATATATGGCTGATTCAAGTTTGACTGTTTCACCAGATTTTGAATGGCATGTCATATGTGACTTTTGCATGTCAGTAGCATTAACATTCTAAAAatgaaattaattttcttattgGCACTTCAGGTGCAATAGTAATTGAAGAATGACAGGGCACCTTTTCTAGTATATGCTCATGAAGATCATCAAGCAAGTCTTTGGTTCAAAATAGTTGAGATTTGTTGTATTAAAACATTTTAACTGGAAAGGTTGTCAGAATTCCATTTTGTGATACCATGAATTTTCAGTTTCTTGTGGTTCAAAAATCGCGGTGGACTCTTACTCAGTGTTTTTGCTCTTGCAGCTGGTCCATGACCTATGAAGACTTACTCTCCACCAACGACCCTTTCTCAGAGCCAATCCCCTTAACTGTAAGTTACCTTGGCACAGACACCATCAAATTCATTTGAGAATTTTACGTGCACATTTACTCATCACCTACCTCAGGTGATACACTTTGATCAACTTTTACCTCTCTTCCATCCATTTGAGTGTTGCTCTAATTATGGCTGCATAATTATTTGATTCACATAGGGAAAACGTTCCATTGATGAATTGCATATCCATGTATTTTGCAGGAGATGGTCGACTTTTTGGTTGATATCTGGCAAGATGAGGACCTTTTTGACTAGTTAATCTTGAACTAGTTGAAATTATTTCGAGGAAGTATTTACTTGGAAAGCAAATGTGGATATTGTTCAAGAAATGACTTTTTGCACTCCCTTGTGCCTGCCCTTCATGTATCCAAGAACGAAATATAGACGAGCATCAGGGCCGATTCAGCTGTATTTTCAGGTTCTTGTTGTAACATTATTTGCTTAGGTCAGGCTTGTAACCTAATATTGTAACATAGTAGCTAGTACGCCTTCTTAAAATTTAGAAGAGCTAACTACTTGATTTGTTTGAATAGAAATCGTAGCTGGTAAATGGTAAATTGTTTATCAAGAAAAtgaatcacattttgatttatttttaagcgTTGAAAGGGTAAAGGGCATGACTTTAGCACTTCATATCATACATGTTACCTTCTACAATCAGACTTTTCAAAACTTGTAGAATTTTACTTGTGTTGCAACTATTTTCTCCATTCGATTTTTGACCTCTGAAAAATCAACATATCTTGTGCATTGCTATATTTTAA comes from Henckelia pumila isolate YLH828 chromosome 4, ASM3356847v2, whole genome shotgun sequence and encodes:
- the LOC140864550 gene encoding uncharacterized protein; translated protein: MLLSQDMMEVGTRTSHSNEKRPLANSTPANQPKMPVEKNMNSSVFVNHAAIAWAENRRKWTGDLSQKPKRIPKDPIISWSMTYEDLLSTNDPFSEPIPLTEMVDFLVDIWQDEDLFD